A single Xiphias gladius isolate SHS-SW01 ecotype Sanya breed wild chromosome 18, ASM1685928v1, whole genome shotgun sequence DNA region contains:
- the LOC120804123 gene encoding probable E3 ubiquitin-protein ligase DTX3 — translation MANTPSSRSSVVRKSPEDCAICLDKIQDRKMLKCLHSFCSECIDAVFRFKPACPICNTYHGVYTGTQPEGTMTVTRSWQRLPGFERCGCIIITYSFPAGIQGAEHPNPGMRYGSTSRTAFLPACEEGEKVLKLLRKAFDRRLTFTIGQSATTGLNNVITWNDIHHKTNVGGGPQCFGYPDPAYLFRVKEELRLKGVTDDD, via the exons ATGGCAAACACACCAAGCAGCCGCTCTAGCGTGGTCCGTAAAAGTCCAGAGGACTGCGCCATTTGCTTGGACAAAATTCAGGACAGGAAGATGTTAAAGTGCCTTCACTCTTTTTGCTCTGAGTGTATCGACGCGGTTTTCAGGTTTAAACCCGCTTGTCCGATATGCAACACCTACCACGGAGTGTACACGGGGACCCAGCCGGAGGGTACGATGACGGTGACACGCAGCTGGCAGCGCCTGCCTGGCTTTGAGCGCTGCGGATGTATTATCATAACGTACAGTTTCCCGGCAGGGATACAAGGG GCTGAGCACCCAAACCCTGGAATGAGGTACGGCAGCACCTCTCGTACTGCCTTCCTTCCAGCCTgcgaggagggagagaaagtccTGAAGCTGCTGAGGAAAGCCTTCGACAGGAGACTCACCTTCACTATCGGACAATCTGCCACCACAGGCCTCAACAACGTCATCACCTGGAATGACATTCACCACAAGACCAACGTGGGAGGTGGTCCACAATG TTTTGGATATCCAGATCCAGCATATTTGTTCAGGGTTAAGGAGGAACTGCGTCTTAAAGGAGTGACAGATGATGACTAA
- the rnd1b gene encoding rho family GTPase 1b gives MKERRNTQPLVVRCKLVLVGDVQCGKTAMLQVLAKDCYPETYVPTVFENYTACLELEEQRVELSLWDTSGSPYYDNVRPLCYSDSDAVLLCFDISRPDTVDSSLKKWKTEILDFCPSTRILLIGCKIDLRTDVCTLMELSNQKQTPITYEQGSAMAKQLGAEAYLECSAFTSEKSIHSVFRTAAMACINKLQPLPKPSPTRRLSKRLLHLPSKSDLLSSNFKKEKAKSCSVM, from the exons atgaaggaaaggagaaatacaCAACCGCTTGTCGTGAGATGTAAACTGGTTCTTGTGGGAGACGTTCAATGCGGAAAAACGGCGATGTTGCAAGTCCTGGCGAAGGATTGTTACCCAGAG ACCTACGTGCCCACAGTATTTGAAAACTACACAGCCTgtctggagctggaggagcagcgAGTGGAGCTCAGTCTGTGGGACACTTCAG GTTCTCCATACTATGATAACGTGAGGCCCCTGTGCTACAGTGACTCAGATGcagttttgctgtgttttgacATCAGCCGCCCCGACACTGTGGACAGCAGTCTGAAGAAG TGGAAAACTGAGATCCTGGACTTCTGTCCAAGCACACGTATCCTGCTCATTGGTTGTAAGATTGATCTGCGTACCGATGTCTGCACGCTGATGGAACTGTCCAATCAGAAACAGACCCCCATCACCTATGAGCAG GGCTCGGCTATGGCCAAGCAGCTGGGTGCAGAGGCTTACCTGGAGTGCTCGGCGTTCACCTCGGAGAAAAGCATCCACAGTGTGTTCCGTACTGCAGCGATGGCCTGCATCAACAAGCTGCAGCCTCTCCCAAAGCCCAGCCCCACCCGACGCCTCTCCAAAAGACTTCTCCACCTGCCCAGCAAGTCGGATTTGCTCTCCTCCAACTTCAAGAAGGAGAAGGCCAAGAGCTGCTCTGTCATGTGA